The Candidatus Jordarchaeales archaeon genome includes a window with the following:
- the cmr1 gene encoding type III-B CRISPR module RAMP protein Cmr1 → MKYLATIEIKSLTPSAIGGYNPNTHDEIFRITSLRGLVAWWLRAIVSGVAYDKGDINHDKKAIEAQKRIFGSTNRSSRLIIKTKPKNTNEIKNIDTKNIKTLKQLIKHIRLKLLLMGKRESVNEKNSKYEKKKNDIIISKLSDMLRNLDVTICVYSSAKEPNLEEVLGLHAVILSLLLGGLGKGSRRAMGAVKISSVKLSRRVMELLEKEGCKGLLQISQKADENTLKMIIDDARKNMLKMIIGDARKIAEKMLKEGVLGDIQTGELPPFPKIPSLSEKAAEIYVKKLEKLGNISCEDRLSTLNSEVLEKLFLRDARDLGRLPNRLQKTKLTEKKVKQKIVVVSEATALGSYILGLPREAKKPPKDHRCRVVFNTNTTIRSKKKASIVEEVPQERDEQYSGFVKFNDESEEYEHYRRPSPVIVSLLDEQTVVITFLKSSDWPKELQWFTTREKEVETLSINDAYEQVSKYLSNNYQKVWPES, encoded by the coding sequence GTGAAGTACCTCGCAACGATAGAAATTAAAAGCCTAACCCCGTCAGCAATAGGAGGATACAACCCGAACACCCACGACGAAATATTCAGGATTACATCCCTCAGGGGGCTAGTAGCATGGTGGCTAAGAGCAATAGTAAGTGGGGTAGCATACGACAAAGGAGACATAAACCACGATAAAAAAGCAATAGAAGCACAAAAAAGAATATTTGGATCAACCAACAGAAGCTCACGACTAATCATTAAGACGAAGCCGAAAAACACAAATGAGATAAAAAACATAGATACAAAAAACATAAAGACACTTAAACAACTAATTAAACATATAAGACTTAAGCTTCTCCTGATGGGGAAACGTGAGTCAGTTAATGAGAAAAATAGTAAGTATGAGAAAAAGAAAAATGATATAATTATTAGTAAGCTTAGTGATATGCTGAGAAACTTAGATGTGACCATATGTGTTTACTCTTCTGCAAAGGAGCCGAATTTGGAGGAAGTTCTTGGGTTGCATGCCGTAATTCTTTCCCTTCTTCTCGGAGGACTAGGGAAGGGTTCACGGAGGGCGATGGGGGCGGTCAAAATCTCATCGGTCAAACTCTCACGAAGAGTGATGGAACTCCTTGAAAAAGAGGGGTGCAAGGGGCTGCTGCAAATATCCCAAAAAGCGGATGAAAACACGCTAAAAATGATTATCGATGATGCTAGGAAGAACATGTTAAAAATGATCATCGGTGATGCTAGGAAAATCGCCGAAAAAATGCTGAAAGAAGGGGTGCTGGGAGACATACAAACGGGAGAATTACCTCCATTTCCGAAGATACCATCGCTTAGCGAAAAGGCTGCCGAAATATATGTTAAAAAGCTAGAAAAGTTAGGAAACATAAGTTGCGAGGACAGACTGTCCACCCTCAACTCCGAGGTACTAGAAAAACTCTTTCTCAGAGACGCAAGAGACTTAGGAAGGCTTCCAAACAGGCTTCAGAAAACGAAGTTAACTGAGAAAAAGGTGAAACAAAAAATTGTTGTAGTTTCGGAGGCCACCGCACTAGGATCGTATATTTTGGGTCTTCCAAGGGAAGCGAAAAAACCGCCGAAAGATCATCGATGTAGAGTAGTCTTTAATACTAATACTACGATTAGAAGCAAGAAAAAGGCTTCGATAGTTGAAGAAGTGCCACAAGAACGCGATGAACAATATAGTGGCTTCGTAAAATTCAATGACGAAAGTGAAGAATATGAGCATTACCGTAGGCCTTCTCCTGTTATTGTGTCGTTGCTGGATGAACAGACTGTTGTAATTACGTTCTTAAAGTCTTCCGATTGGCCGAAAGAGTTGCAATGGTTCACGACCCGCGAAAAAGAGGTAGAAACGCTGAGCATAAACGACGCGTATGAGCAGGTCTCAAAATACCTGTCAAATAATTACCAGAAAGTATGGCCAGAGAGTTGA
- the cmr6 gene encoding type III-B CRISPR module RAMP protein Cmr6, giving the protein MGEKRRVISEKRQEIHYKNVYEAYVRKATALLLKHNDHNDNDKEVYKGELAEWICQEVDKKKEDICSRCRKYLEALKAAYVSAGKSVVTCDITSTSRVIVDVSSPFAWLIDEVGLAWDPLLDSPIISGIKGVVRAAAEWTDDAKIVEVLFGKAKKEEAQLSLLSFTEAYPVESKGKLVVRDVITPIYSLERGTVEEHTAEPTPVNFIAINRGVKFRFLVILNSDYEKLTSDVKSLLGENYPQNVVSKLEKYVKKAVEELGVGGKTSSGYGSFTLTSIKLEGGVKA; this is encoded by the coding sequence ATGGGTGAAAAAAGACGAGTAATAAGTGAAAAGAGACAAGAAATACACTACAAGAACGTGTACGAAGCGTATGTCAGAAAAGCAACAGCCCTCCTCCTAAAGCATAATGATCATAATGATAATGATAAAGAAGTCTACAAAGGGGAGCTCGCCGAGTGGATCTGCCAAGAAGTAGACAAGAAGAAGGAGGATATATGCTCTAGATGTAGGAAATACCTGGAGGCGCTCAAAGCGGCGTACGTCTCAGCTGGGAAGAGTGTCGTCACCTGCGACATCACTTCAACTTCGAGGGTCATCGTCGACGTATCGTCGCCCTTCGCGTGGCTGATAGACGAGGTCGGCCTCGCATGGGACCCACTTCTCGACTCACCAATAATCTCCGGGATTAAGGGAGTAGTGAGGGCGGCCGCCGAGTGGACGGATGACGCGAAAATCGTCGAGGTCCTCTTCGGAAAGGCAAAAAAGGAGGAGGCGCAGCTCTCCCTTCTCTCGTTCACCGAAGCCTACCCAGTCGAGTCAAAAGGCAAACTAGTAGTGAGAGACGTCATAACCCCAATATACTCCCTAGAAAGGGGGACAGTGGAAGAGCACACGGCTGAACCAACACCAGTCAACTTCATCGCGATAAACAGAGGTGTAAAATTCAGGTTCCTAGTGATACTCAACTCGGACTACGAGAAGCTGACCAGCGACGTTAAAAGTTTACTAGGCGAAAACTACCCCCAAAACGTCGTGTCGAAGCTCGAAAAATATGTTAAGAAAGCCGTCGAGGAACTTGGGGTGGGGGGCAAAACATCTTCCGGGTACGGCTCATTCACCCTCACATCCATAAAACTTGAAGGAGGGGTGAAAGCGTGA